DNA sequence from the Armatimonadota bacterium genome:
CGATCTCGGCGGTGGGCCACGCCAGGTTCACATCGCCCCGGATGTGCTTGCTGGACATGACGTCGTAGGCGCCGCCGTACGCCTTGCGGGTGATCACGGACAGCTTGGGGACCGTCGCCTCGCAGTAGGCGAACAGCAGCTTGGCGCCGTGGCGGATGATGCCCCCGTGCTCCTGCTCCACCCCCGGCAGGAAGCCCGGCACATCCACGAAGCTCACCAGGGGAATGTTGAACGCGTCACAGAACCGGATGAAGCGCGCCCCCTTCACCGACGCGTTGATGTCGAGGACGCCGGCCAGGACCTGGGGCTGCTGGGCCACCACGCCGACGGTGCGGCCGTCCAGGCGGGCCAGGCCCGTGATCAGGTTGGGGGCGAATCCGGCCGCCACCTCCAGAAACGTCCCGGCGTCCACCACCCGGGTGATCACCTCGCGCATGTCGTAGGGCCGCACCGGGTCGTCGGGCACGATGTCGTCCAGGGCCGGGTCCTCCCGGGCCGGATCGTCCCCGGTGTCCACCACCGGGGGGTCGTCCAGGTTGTTCTGGGGCAGGTAGGAGAGCAGGCGGCGGATCAGCTCCAGGCAGGCGGGATCGTCGTCCACCACAAAGTGGGCGACCCCGCTGCGGGTGGCGTGCACGTCGGCGCCGCCCAGCTCCTCAAAGCCCACCTCCTCCCGGGTCACCGCCTTCACCACCTGGGGGCCGGTCACGAACATGTAGCTGGTGCCCCGCACCATGATCACGAAATCGGTGATGGCCGGCGAGTACACGGCTCCCCCGGCGCAGGGTCCCATGATGGCCGAGATCTGCGGGATCACGCCCGAGGCCAGGGTGTTGCGCAGGAAGATCTCGGCGTAGCCGCCCAGGCTGGCCACGCCCTCCTGGATGCGGGCCCCGCCGGAGTCGTTGAGGCCGATGAGCGGTGCCCCCGCCCGGAGGGCCATATCCATCACCTTCACGATTTTGCGGGCGTGGCCCTCGCCCAGCGATCCCCCCAGAACCGTGAAGTCCTGGGAGAACACGAACACCAGCCGGCCGTCGATGGTCCCGTAGCCGGTGACCACGCCGTCGGCGGGCGCCTCCACGCGGTCCAGCCCGAACTCGCGCCCGTGGGGAGTGACGAACATGTCCAGCTCGGTGAAGCTGCCGGGGTCCAGCAGCAGGTCCAGGCGCTCGCGCGCGGTCAGCTTGCCGGCCTCGTGCTGGCGGGCGACCCGCTGGGGGCCTCCCATGGCCAGGATCCGTTCGCGGCGGCGGCGCAGGTCCTCGATCCTCTCGCTCATCGCCGTCCTCCCTCGTCAGGCGCGCGACGCCCCGCGCGGCTGCGCGCGCTCCCGCACACCGCGGGGCGGGAACGCGGGGTCCAGCCGTCAGCTCCGCAGGGGGCGGATGGCGATGATGCCGTGCTTGAAGACCAGTTCGCGGCCGCCGGCGTGCTCCACCAGGAGGCTGTACGTCCCGAAATCCCTGACCACCGCCTGGGGGATCTCATAACCGTCGCGGCAGCGGATGTGCACGGGCGTGCCCGCGGCGACCAGCTGGCGGAGGAACTCATCCTCCATGGACCCCCGCCCCGCCCGCGGGGGCTCCCGCGACTCGACCGCCGCGCCGCCCGGCCGCTCCGGGCGGATCTGGGCAACGTCCACCGCGTCCGCCGGCTCCTCCTCCCCCTCGGACCCCAGGGCGGGCATCTGGCGCTGGGGCTCCCGCAGCCTCCGGTACTGAGCCCGCATGGACTCCAGCTCTTCCCGGCGATCTCTCATCCCCCACCCCCGTCGCTGCGACCGCTCTCCCTCCCGGGCCACGGCATCCAGGGTCGCCGCAATCACCGCCTCGGTGTCGCGACCGTCCACCAGCGCCACCCCGGCATAGCGCCGGCCCTCCCCGGCTCCGGCCACAGCCACCGTCACCAGGATCGCTTCCCCGTCCGGCACGACCACCGGCGTCACCGCTTCCAGGGTGGCCCGGCGGCCCGCGTCCAGGGCGGGCCGCAGCGCGTCCAGGGTGGCCAGGGCCACCGCCCGCAGGCGGCTGGTCCGATCCGGCAGGGCCCGGGCGCGCCCGATCAGGGGTCCGCCCTCTCCCCGCCGCAGTTCCACGGTGACCCGCACGCCGTCCGGCTGCAGGACCTCCTCCACCCGGTGGATCCTCCAGGAAGGCGCCGCGGACGGGTGGAGGCGGGCCACCCGGATCCGCCACCCGTCCACGGCCAGGGAGTAGCGGGACATCAGGGCGGCCGCCACCGCCCGGCGGACCGCCGACTCTTCCCGGTCACCCGATGCCGTCACGTAGATGGCGTCGATCTCCCCGGCATCGGTGGCCACCACCCGGGCCGCCGTGATCCCCTCCAGGCTCTCCAGCAGAGCCTCCAGGTCCTCCGCAAAGACCTCCCCGGATGTCGCGCTCGCCCTTCGGGTGGCCATGGTGTGCATGGGGAAATTCCGTGCGGTGCTGGACATTCCTGCGGGCCGGATCGGCCGGGCCGCACCCCTCCGATGGCATCCGGAGGCGGGCCTTTAGAATTCGGGCAGCGACGGCGGCCGGGACAGCGGCCGGTCGATCAGCACCCCCTCTCCGCCCAGGGCCTCGCGCGCCTGGCCGTCGATCAGCAGCCGCACCCTCGGGACCGTGGGGATCTGGGTGGCGGTGTAGACGATCTGCCACAGCCGGCCCAGCATGCTGGCGGTGCCGCCCCCGGAGGCCACCTCGCCGCTGAGATCCACCACGACCATGCCATCCTCGATCCGCAGGCCGCGCAGGCGCGTGCCGGACGGGATCGCCGTGGTCAGGCCCCGGGCCCGCTCGTCGGCGGTGGGGCCGGACAGGAGGGCCTGTAGGGCGCCCCGCAGGCGGGCGTGGGCGCTCCGCCCCCGCACCCGCCGGGACACGTCCTGGAGGGTGTCGCCGCCGTCGCTGGCGCGGATGAAGTACACGGCCACCGTGGTCTCCGACCGCGCCAGCCACCACCATACGACCCCGGCCCCGACGATGGCGGCCAGCGCCGCGGCCACCCCCGCCCGGACGCGCCGACTCATCCCACCCCTACGTTATCGCTGCGGACCGCCAATCCCTCCGTGCCCCGGACACGCCACGGCGGGCGCGTGGGGGTGCGAGGCCTCGGGCGGCTCCTCTCCGCGGGGGCCGCCGCGCCGGGGCGATCAGGTCCGATCGCCGATCCCGGATCTCCGCGGCGTGCCCTCGCCGCCGGCCATGGCCGGGATGATGGAGACCTCCGCGTCGTCGTCGAGGGGAGTCTGCAGGCCCTGCAGAAGGCGGACGTCCTGGTCGTTGACGAAGATGGTGACAAAGCTGTGGATGCGTCCGTCGCCATCCACTAGGCGTGCCTTCAGTCCCGGAAACCGGCGCTCCAGATCGTCCACCAGGTCGGCCACCGTGGCCCCATGGGCCTCCACCACCCGCTGGTCGCTGACCAGCCGGCGCAGAGGTGTCGGAATCCGCACCGTCGCCATCCCATCCCTCCCCGATCCGCCCGGCGGCCGGATCAGCCCGTCAGGCTGGCCGCCGCGCGCTCGAACTCCCGCAGGCTGGGCGCAATCCGCAGCGGGGGTGCCACCGCGTCCGCGATCGCCTCGGCGGTCTTCAACCCCGCGCCGGTGATGTAGGCCACCACCAGCTGGTCGGGGCCGATGACCCCCTGGCGCGCCAGGGACCGCAGGGCGGCCACCGTCACCCCGCCGGCGGTCTCGGCGAACATCCCTTCGGTTCGGGCCAGCAGCTGCATCCCGTCCACAGCCTCCTCGTCCGAGACGGCGACGATGGCGCCGCCGGTGTCCCGGGCCACCCGCAGGGCGTACCGGCCGTCGGCGGGAGAGCCGATGGCCAGAGACCGCACGATGGTCTGGGGCCGGACGGGCCGCACCTCGTGGGAGCGGGAGGAAAACGCCTCCGCCACCGGCGCGCAGCCCGCCGCCTGCGCGCCGTGCACCCGGGTCGGGACGGCGGGCAGCAGCCCCACCCGGTGCAGCTCCGCGAGGCCCTTGTGGATCTTGACCATCAGGCTGCCCGACGCCACCGGCACCACCACGTGGTCGGGCGCCCGCCACCCCAGCTGCTCGGCCACCTCGTAGCCCAGGGTCTTGCCCCCTTCGGCGTAGTACGGGCGCAGGTTCACGTTGACGAACGCCCACCGGTGCTGATCGGCGATCTCGGCGCACAGGCGGTTCACGTCGTCGTAGGTGCCGTCCACTTCCACCAGCGTCGCCCCATAGGCCGGGGCTGCCAGAACCTTGGCCCGCTCCAGCCCCCGGGGGATGAACACCCAGGCCCGCAGTCCCGCCCGCGCGGCGTGGGCGGCCACCGCGTGGGCCAGGTTGCCCGTGGAGGCGCACGCCACCACCTGGTAGCCGAAGCGCAGCGCTGCGGCGATGGCCACGGCCACCACCCGGTCCTTGAAGGACCACGTGGGGTTGACGGTGTCGTTCTTGATGTACAGGCGCTCC
Encoded proteins:
- a CDS encoding carboxyl transferase domain-containing protein; the protein is MSERIEDLRRRRERILAMGGPQRVARQHEAGKLTARERLDLLLDPGSFTELDMFVTPHGREFGLDRVEAPADGVVTGYGTIDGRLVFVFSQDFTVLGGSLGEGHARKIVKVMDMALRAGAPLIGLNDSGGARIQEGVASLGGYAEIFLRNTLASGVIPQISAIMGPCAGGAVYSPAITDFVIMVRGTSYMFVTGPQVVKAVTREEVGFEELGGADVHATRSGVAHFVVDDDPACLELIRRLLSYLPQNNLDDPPVVDTGDDPAREDPALDDIVPDDPVRPYDMREVITRVVDAGTFLEVAAGFAPNLITGLARLDGRTVGVVAQQPQVLAGVLDINASVKGARFIRFCDAFNIPLVSFVDVPGFLPGVEQEHGGIIRHGAKLLFAYCEATVPKLSVITRKAYGGAYDVMSSKHIRGDVNLAWPTAEIAVMGPEAAIEIIFRRELAEAADPQALRDRLVREYRAQFATPYVAASRGYLDDVIEPRRTRPRLISALRALAGKRETLPRKKHDNLPL
- a CDS encoding GerMN domain-containing protein, producing MSRRVRAGVAAALAAIVGAGVVWWWLARSETTVAVYFIRASDGGDTLQDVSRRVRGRSAHARLRGALQALLSGPTADERARGLTTAIPSGTRLRGLRIEDGMVVVDLSGEVASGGGTASMLGRLWQIVYTATQIPTVPRVRLLIDGQAREALGGEGVLIDRPLSRPPSLPEF
- a CDS encoding MoaD/ThiS family protein; translation: MATVRIPTPLRRLVSDQRVVEAHGATVADLVDDLERRFPGLKARLVDGDGRIHSFVTIFVNDQDVRLLQGLQTPLDDDAEVSIIPAMAGGEGTPRRSGIGDRT
- the thrC gene encoding threonine synthase; the protein is MIAQRLRCRECGAEYAAGPIYVCENCVGPLEVVYDYDALTRRPLREEIASGPSSIWRYQALLPASRVPEVDLAPGWTPLVRATRLGRELGLERLYIKNDTVNPTWSFKDRVVAVAIAAALRFGYQVVACASTGNLAHAVAAHAARAGLRAWVFIPRGLERAKVLAAPAYGATLVEVDGTYDDVNRLCAEIADQHRWAFVNVNLRPYYAEGGKTLGYEVAEQLGWRAPDHVVVPVASGSLMVKIHKGLAELHRVGLLPAVPTRVHGAQAAGCAPVAEAFSSRSHEVRPVRPQTIVRSLAIGSPADGRYALRVARDTGGAIVAVSDEEAVDGMQLLARTEGMFAETAGGVTVAALRSLARQGVIGPDQLVVAYITGAGLKTAEAIADAVAPPLRIAPSLREFERAAASLTG